The Amycolatopsis umgeniensis DNA segment GCGTTCGCGCTGCTGTCCGTTCTCGTGACCGCGGGCAGTCTGCAGGTGTTCGGCGAGGCGATCACCGATCCCGCGGAACTGCTGGCCCGCATCGACAACACGCCGGTGCTGATCATCGGCGCGCTGACCTTCGCGATCGCCACCATGGGCGTGAACATCGTCGCGAACTTCGTCTCCCCCGCCTACGACCTCGCCAACATCTGGCAGAAACGGATCACGTTCACCGTCGGCGGGATGATCAGCGCGGTCGCGGCGTTGTGCGTGCTGCCGTGGAAGCTGTACTCGTCCCCCGCGGTGGTCAACTACTTCCTCGGCGGCCTCGGTGCCTTCCTCGGTCCGTTGTTCGGGATCATGATCGTGGACTACTACCTGGTGAAACGCGGCCGGATCGACGTCGGCAAGCTGTTCGTGGCCGGACCCGATTCGCCGTACCACTACAAGCGCGGCTTCAATCCGCTGGCGATGATCACCTTCCTCCCGACGGCGGCGTTGTCCGCGGTCATCGCGCTCGTGCCGTTCTTCGCCCCCGCCGCGCCGTATTCGTGGTTCATCGGCACCGCTTCCGCGGCCACGCTGTACTTCGCCGTTTCGCGGAAACAGCGGGTCGCGTGATGCGGATCCTGGTCACCAACTGCAACACGACCGAAGCGATGACCAAGGAGATCGAAGCGGGCGCCCGGGCCGCGGCGAGCCCCGGCACCGAGATCCTGGCCAGAACGCCGTTGTGGGGCCCGGAATCCGCGGAGGGGTGGCTGGACAGCTTCCTGAGCGCGGCGGCCGTCCTCGACCTCCTGAACGGTCTGGACGAGCCCTTCGACGCGCTCGTGATGGCCGGTTTCGGCGAGCACGGACGGGAAGGCGCACGTGAACTGCTCGACGTCCCCGTCGTCGACATCACCGAGGCGGCCGCGCATCTGGCCTGTCTGCTGGGAAGACGCTACGGCGTCGTGACCACATTGGACAGGACGTGCGGGCTGATCGAGGACAGCCTGCACGCCTCAGGCGTCGCGCGGAACTGCATCGGCGTCCTCGGGGCCGGGCTCGGCGTCCTCGAACTGACCGACGAACGCCGCACGGAATCCGCACTCCTGACCGCCGGACGGCGTGCCCGGGACGCGGGCGCGGAAGTACTCGTCCTCGGCTGCGCCGGAATGACCGGTCTCGATCGCCGTATCTCGGCGATGCTGGACATCCCGGTGATCGACGGCGTCGCCGCGGCCGTCCGGCTGGCCGAATCCCTGGTGGCGCTGAACCTCAAGACCAGCCGGGCGGGCTCCTACGCCCGCCCTCTCCCCAAAACCCGCCTCTGGCCCCGCGTTTAGTCCTCTGGATGCGGTAGGGTCAGTTGCCTTCGGCGGCGATGCCGGGGGCGGGGGCCTGGGCGTTGCCCGCGATGCCGTAGCGGCCGGCGCCGCCTTCGAGCTGTTCGCGCAGCGCCATGATCGTGGTGACCCGGCCCGCCGCGGTCTCCGCGTTGTCCACAGTGGACAAGATCGAGGTCGACGAGGTGTCGGCGCGGACGACGCCGATCGCGCCGGTGCCGTCGGCGGATCCCGCGTCGCCGGCCAGCACCGTGCCCGCGCCGGAACGGTCGAGCTGCGCGGCGAAGCGCGCGACGGTCGAAGCACGGTCACCGGCGCCGTCACCGGTGTACTTGGAGCCGGTGAGCACGATCGCGAGCTGCGCGGGTTT contains these protein-coding regions:
- a CDS encoding aspartate/glutamate racemase family protein, with translation MRILVTNCNTTEAMTKEIEAGARAAASPGTEILARTPLWGPESAEGWLDSFLSAAAVLDLLNGLDEPFDALVMAGFGEHGREGARELLDVPVVDITEAAAHLACLLGRRYGVVTTLDRTCGLIEDSLHASGVARNCIGVLGAGLGVLELTDERRTESALLTAGRRARDAGAEVLVLGCAGMTGLDRRISAMLDIPVIDGVAAAVRLAESLVALNLKTSRAGSYARPLPKTRLWPRV